In Silene latifolia isolate original U9 population chromosome X, ASM4854445v1, whole genome shotgun sequence, the following proteins share a genomic window:
- the LOC141619201 gene encoding ATP-dependent RNA helicase SUV3, mitochondrial — MVRTFCRRLRHLPAAVSGGRRTSLVIIVLPDNYRHSSRNFSSSSNTSTFDFTDLTRPHTWYPIARKKKRNVFLHVGPTNSGKTYHALKRLECSSSGVYCGPLRLLAWEVAKRMNKANVPCDLITGQEREVVEGSKHIAVTVEMADVTTDYKCAVVDEIQMLGCKTRGFSFTRALLGLAADELHLCGDPAAVPLIQEILKVTGDNVKIEYYDRLLPLVPLNVPLGSFSNIKEGDCLVSFSRRGIYDFKRRIESAGQHLCSVVYGSLPPETRTRQATLFNDAASELNVLVASDAIGMGLNLNISRIIFSSLKKFDGLETRDLTVPEIKQIAGRAGRYGSKYPVGEVTCLEAEDLPLLHSSLNCPSPELERAGLFPSYDLLLMYSRANPKNGLYHILEHFSTNSKLSSSYFISDCEQLLKVAAIIDELPLGLHEKYIFSISPVDVDDDISSQGLVQFAQTYAKKGLVHLKEIFTPGTLKVPTSPTALKALESIHKVLELYVWLGYRLEDSFPDRELAASQKSICSMLIEEFLVQHGWQQPKPRLVTEKPSIASHRNRRIK, encoded by the exons ATGGTTCGAACATTTTGCCGCCGCCTGCGCCACCTTCCCGCCGCCGTCTCCGGTGGCCGGCGCACTTCGCTCGTCATCATTGTTCTACCAGATAATTATCGTCATTCTTCGAGAAACTTCAGCAGTTCTTCCAATACATCAACTTTTGATTTCACCGATTTAAC ccgGCCTCATACATGGTACCCAATTGCTCGTAAGAAGAAGCGCAACGTTTTTCTTCACGTGGGGCCTACAAACAGTGGTAAAACATACCACGCTTTAAAACGTTTGGAGTGTAGCTCATCAG GCGTATATTGTGGCCCTTTAAGGTTATTAGCTTGGGAAGTAGCAAAACGTATGAATAAAGCTAATGTTCCTTGCGATTTAATCACGGGACAGGAAAGAGAGGTAGTAGAAGGCTCTAAGCATATTGCCGTGACTGTTGAGATGGCAGATGTGACAACGGACTATAAATGTGCTGTTGTTGATGAGATTCAG ATGTTGGGCTGTAAGACCAGGGGGTTTTCCTTCACTCGTGCTCTTTTAGGACTCGCCGCAGATGAACTTCACTTGTGTGGAGATCCTGCTGCTGTACCTCTTATTCAGGAAATATTGAAGGTTACTGGGGACAATGTGAAG ATTGAATATTACGACAGGTTATTACCGCTCGTACCATTGAATGTGCCACTTGGATCTTTCTCCAACATAAAAGAGGGGGATTGTCTTGTTAGCTTTTCTCGTCGTGGAATATACGATTTCAAG AGAAGAATAGAAAGTGCGGGACAGCATCTTTGTTCTGTTGTTTACGGTTCACTTCCTCCAGAGACTCGTACACGACAG GCAACTCTCTTCAATGATGCTGCCAGTGAGCTAAATGTTCTTGTGGCTAGTGATGCAATTGGAATGGGTCTTAATCTAAATATTTCTAGAATCATATTTTCGTCGCTGAAAAAGTTTGATGGCTTGGAGACACGTGATTTGACTGTTCCAGAGATCAAGCAAATTGCAG GAAGAGCTGGGAGGTATGGATCCAAGTATCCTGTTGGTGAGGTAACATGCCTGGAAGCTGAAGATCTGCCTCTTCTTCACTCATCACTCAATTGTCCATCACCGGAGCTAGAG CGTGCTGGACTATTTCCTAGCTATGATCTATTGCTCATGTACTCCAGAGCTAATCCGAAAAATGGCTTATACCACATATTG GAACACTTCTCAACAAATTCAAAATTGTCTTCAAGCTATTTCATTTCCGACTGTGAACAATTGCTG AAAGTAGCTGCTATCATTGACGAGCTGCCTCTTGGTTTGCATGAGAAATACATCTTTTCTATAAG TCCAGTTGATGTGGATGATGATATTTCGTCACAGGGACTTGTCCAG TTCGCGCAAACCTACGCAAAGAAGGGTCTTGTTCATCTGAAGGAAATTTTTACACCTGGGACACTAAAAGTGCCTACGTCACCAACAGCTCTCAAGGCGCTGGAATCCATTCACAAG GTCTTGGAGCTGTACGTATGGTTAGGTTATCGCTTGGAGGATTCATTCCCAGACCGTGAGCTAGCAGCATCACAGAAGTCTATTTGTAGCAT GCTGATAGAAGAGTTTCTGGTGCAGCACGGTTGGCAGCAGCCAAAACCGAGACTTGTTACAGAAAAGCCATCTATTGCATCGCATCGTAACAGACGAATTAAGTAA